One part of the Musa acuminata AAA Group cultivar baxijiao chromosome BXJ1-5, Cavendish_Baxijiao_AAA, whole genome shotgun sequence genome encodes these proteins:
- the LOC135674590 gene encoding uncharacterized protein LOC135674590 has translation MAEAVEEEKGSARMPRKGEEPWRLKGGGGGGVTLEGYVPRPGWFARTRSLTDEDLEELKGCLDLGFGFSYEEIPGLCNTLPALELCYSLCQSFHLDDHPDRYPSPSSSPVANWRFSSPGDDPDEVKARLKYWAQAVACTVRLCSLKRVKSVSST, from the exons ATGGCTGAAGccgtggaggaggagaagggatccGCGCGGATGCCGCGCAAAGGGGAGGAGCCGTGGCGGCTGAAGGGGGGCGGCGGAGGGGGAGTGACGCTGGAGGGTTACGTCCCGCGGCCGGGCTGGTTCGCGAGGACGAGGAGCCTCACCGACGAGGACCTGGAGGAGCTCAAGGGGTGCCTCGACCTGGGGTTCGGATTCAGCTACGAGGAGATCCCGGGGCTCTGCAACACGCTCCCGGCGCTGGAGCTCTGCTATTCCCTGTGCCAGAGCTTCCACCTGGACGATCATCCGGATCGGTACCCGTCGCCTTCTTCATCTCCCGTCGCCAATTGGAGGTTCTCCAGCCCTG GAGATGATCCAGATGAAGTCAAAGCAAGGCTCAAGTATTGGGCACAAGCAGTGGCTTGTACTGTCAGATTATGCAGCTTAAAAAGGGTCAAGTCTGTGAGTTCAACCTGA